One Weissella ceti DNA window includes the following coding sequences:
- the rsmH gene encoding 16S rRNA (cytosine(1402)-N(4))-methyltransferase RsmH: protein MAEFDHTTVLLHEAIDNLNVQPDGTYVDATLGGGGHSGLLASQLTTGKLWSFDQDITAIRYNQENLADELAAGKIDFIQDNFRNLAADLAEQGVFGIDGIVYDLGVSSPQFDDGQRGFSYNYDAPLDMRMNQDQELNARTVVNEWSFHELLRILSRYGEEKFAKQIARAIERQREIAPIETTFELVEVIKSAIPAPARRTGGHPAKKSFQAIRIAVNDELGVVEDSLQQALEILNVGGRIAVITFHSLEDRLVKTMFKEKTSIPELPAGLPIIPDEMQPDYKLVSRKPILPGEVEMAENHRAHSAKLRVIERLR, encoded by the coding sequence ATGGCAGAATTTGATCACACGACAGTCTTGTTACACGAGGCAATTGATAATTTGAATGTACAACCAGATGGTACTTATGTTGATGCCACACTTGGTGGTGGAGGACACTCAGGTCTCTTGGCAAGTCAATTAACAACTGGAAAGTTGTGGAGCTTTGATCAAGATATTACAGCGATTCGTTACAACCAAGAAAATTTGGCTGATGAATTAGCTGCTGGGAAGATTGATTTTATTCAAGATAACTTCCGTAACTTGGCTGCTGATTTGGCAGAGCAAGGTGTGTTTGGAATTGATGGAATTGTCTATGACCTGGGTGTTTCATCACCGCAATTCGATGATGGACAACGTGGTTTTTCATATAACTACGATGCGCCATTAGACATGCGTATGAATCAAGATCAAGAACTAAATGCGCGTACAGTTGTGAATGAATGGTCATTCCATGAATTGCTACGTATTTTGAGTCGTTATGGTGAAGAAAAGTTTGCGAAGCAAATTGCACGTGCGATTGAACGCCAACGTGAAATTGCGCCAATTGAAACAACGTTTGAATTGGTTGAAGTGATTAAGTCAGCAATTCCAGCGCCGGCGCGTCGAACTGGTGGTCACCCAGCTAAGAAGAGTTTCCAAGCAATTCGTATTGCGGTTAACGATGAATTAGGTGTGGTTGAAGATTCATTGCAACAAGCTCTAGAGATCTTGAACGTTGGTGGACGTATTGCAGTGATTACTTTCCATTCATTGGAAGATCGTTTGGTTAAGACAATGTTCAAGGAAAAGACAAGTATTCCAGAATTACCAGCTGGGTTGCCAATTATTCCGGATGAAATGCAACCAGATTACAAGTTGGTTTCACGAAAGCCGATTTTGCCTGGCGAAGTTGAAATGGCTGAAAACCACCGTGCTCATTCAGCTAAATTACGTGTAATCGAACGTTTACGATAA
- the ftsL gene encoding cell division protein FtsL, translating to MAAIPQYKTNPTPKNQPLKKRHVQRKYAAPKWNLMDKVMAGAVGLTILCMMLLVISMADRAASANNTLSMTTAQYDKLENENNDLKQEINDLSSPGRLEKIAKKYGLSMQNNNVRNVK from the coding sequence ATGGCTGCGATTCCACAATATAAAACAAATCCAACTCCAAAAAATCAACCGCTTAAAAAGCGTCATGTGCAACGTAAATATGCGGCGCCTAAGTGGAATTTAATGGACAAGGTAATGGCAGGCGCAGTAGGTCTGACCATTCTATGCATGATGTTGTTAGTTATTTCGATGGCTGATAGAGCCGCATCAGCAAACAACACATTATCAATGACAACGGCTCAATATGACAAACTTGAAAACGAAAATAACGACTTGAAGCAAGAGATCAATGATTTATCTAGTCCTGGTCGTTTAGAGAAGATTGCCAAGAAGTATGGCCTATCAATGCAGAACAATAATGTTAGGAATGTAAAATAA
- a CDS encoding penicillin-binding transpeptidase domain-containing protein has translation MADKKRTPKNQLDRNSRNAGRILVLAMLLVLIVLGGRFSYVAITQQVRGHDLGKVTQKIYQNQNIDRARRGTIFDVDGNVIAENSTAYTVIGVIDERQVGLDGSKQYIAPEDDKEVAKKMAKILGDKPKYYENILTDGRKNKLSQVQFGVRGQSLNASKYKALKKLDIPGIDFSNNLVRFYPNGFYASDLIGMAQKKEDDKTGISQLKGTMGIEANWDKDLSGNDGIKTTNMPKNEEAKLRNAAAESGHDIYTTLNSNLQKLLEGQMDKLAKETVPYSATATVMDTQTGKIVAQTQRPSYNPETGKGIGDLWSNELVEAPYEPGSVMKGIMVAAAIENGTWKPNDTFASGRLRIGDKVVNDWNEGQGWGRITYSEGLARSSNVAMAKTVEKMGADVWRDYIDKFDFLKSTNSGLTTEEAGSIQYKYPIDQASTAFGQAIAVTPIQMLQAYSAIAGNGEVLKPQFIEKIVNSEKDEVLFQAKRQVVSHPISEKTAKATRKQLEDVIYSPAGTGKEYAIPGVRTSGKSGTAQISTANGYSMPGDTSNEIHSWMGMAPADKPRYVMYIVVKKPTKNGGNINKYLADVFVPVMQRALTMSEDDNKIIVSKDQEFKVPNVTGLGTNEAKKVLEKSGLQSVVIGDGPTVKQQNPPVGRKTLANQLVVLQTDSNSVTMPDMRGWSKSDALAWGKLANLEIRTKGEGFVTSQSIDVGTELDDSVKGIAIELKMPKGN, from the coding sequence ATGGCAGATAAAAAACGGACACCTAAAAATCAATTAGATCGTAATAGTCGCAATGCAGGGAGAATCCTAGTATTGGCCATGCTACTCGTCTTAATTGTATTGGGTGGCCGTTTTTCTTATGTAGCCATCACACAACAGGTGCGTGGTCATGACTTAGGTAAAGTAACCCAAAAAATTTATCAGAATCAAAATATTGATCGTGCCCGACGAGGAACTATTTTTGACGTCGATGGGAATGTGATTGCCGAAAATTCAACGGCATACACAGTTATTGGAGTAATTGATGAACGTCAAGTTGGTTTGGATGGATCAAAACAATATATTGCACCAGAAGATGATAAAGAAGTTGCTAAAAAAATGGCCAAGATTTTAGGTGATAAACCTAAGTACTATGAAAATATCTTGACCGATGGACGAAAGAATAAATTGAGTCAAGTGCAATTTGGTGTACGTGGCCAAAGCTTGAATGCCTCTAAGTATAAGGCACTTAAAAAATTAGATATTCCAGGAATTGACTTTTCAAATAACCTAGTACGTTTTTATCCAAATGGTTTCTATGCATCAGATTTAATTGGAATGGCGCAAAAGAAAGAAGACGATAAGACCGGTATTAGCCAATTGAAAGGAACAATGGGAATTGAAGCGAATTGGGATAAAGACTTGTCAGGTAATGATGGTATTAAAACAACCAACATGCCAAAGAACGAAGAAGCCAAATTGCGTAATGCTGCCGCAGAAAGCGGACACGATATTTATACAACGCTAAACAGTAACTTACAAAAGTTATTGGAAGGGCAAATGGACAAGCTAGCGAAGGAAACAGTCCCATATTCTGCTACTGCAACTGTGATGGATACACAAACTGGAAAGATTGTTGCCCAAACACAACGTCCTAGTTATAATCCAGAAACTGGAAAAGGAATTGGCGATTTGTGGTCCAATGAATTGGTTGAAGCCCCATATGAACCAGGATCAGTTATGAAGGGGATTATGGTAGCTGCCGCAATTGAAAACGGGACTTGGAAACCCAATGATACATTCGCCTCTGGTCGTTTACGAATTGGTGATAAAGTCGTGAATGATTGGAACGAAGGACAAGGTTGGGGGAGAATCACTTATAGTGAAGGTCTAGCTCGCTCATCTAACGTTGCAATGGCAAAAACCGTAGAGAAAATGGGAGCTGATGTCTGGCGTGATTATATTGATAAATTTGACTTTTTGAAGTCAACTAATTCCGGTTTAACAACTGAAGAGGCTGGAAGTATTCAGTATAAGTATCCCATTGATCAAGCAAGTACAGCCTTTGGACAAGCCATAGCTGTTACACCAATTCAAATGTTACAAGCTTATTCAGCCATTGCAGGGAATGGAGAAGTCCTGAAGCCACAATTTATTGAAAAAATTGTTAATTCAGAAAAAGATGAAGTCCTATTTCAAGCGAAGCGTCAAGTTGTGAGTCATCCGATTAGTGAAAAAACTGCTAAAGCAACTCGTAAGCAATTAGAAGATGTTATTTATTCACCGGCTGGAACTGGTAAGGAATATGCAATTCCGGGTGTTCGTACGAGTGGTAAGTCGGGAACGGCCCAAATCTCTACAGCCAATGGATACAGTATGCCTGGAGATACATCTAATGAAATTCATTCATGGATGGGGATGGCCCCAGCTGATAAGCCACGCTATGTCATGTACATTGTGGTTAAGAAGCCAACCAAGAATGGTGGTAATATCAATAAGTACTTAGCAGATGTATTTGTGCCCGTTATGCAACGTGCCTTAACGATGTCAGAGGATGATAATAAAATTATTGTCAGCAAAGACCAAGAATTTAAGGTGCCAAATGTAACAGGTCTGGGGACAAATGAAGCAAAGAAAGTATTAGAAAAATCAGGATTACAATCAGTGGTGATTGGTGATGGACCAACGGTTAAACAACAAAATCCACCGGTTGGGCGTAAAACGTTGGCAAATCAGCTAGTTGTCTTACAAACAGACAGCAACTCAGTGACCATGCCGGATATGCGTGGTTGGTCTAAGAGTGATGCTCTTGCTTGGGGAAAATTAGCAAATTTGGAAATCCGAACCAAGGGTGAGGGATTTGTCACCAGTCAGTCAATTGATGTTGGGACAGAACTGGATGATAGCGTTAAAGGAATTGCAATAGAATTGAAAATGCCTAAGGGTAATTAG
- the mraY gene encoding phospho-N-acetylmuramoyl-pentapeptide-transferase, with translation MVVWMIGLLVGIVASLIAVPTVREYFKKKKVEQLVMRTGEFGPDHAAKAGTPTMGGVAFIAVVVLGYIVVGFMTKSYDATAWATLSAIILYAIVGAIDDSVKIFNSRDEGLRFIPKLSVEIIAAVLAVGILYVNGFEFSWPMPFGLDPIQNIALYTMLVIVWLVGWSNATNLTDGLDGLATGASIIAYTAYLIIAMQSGNASMMLLDALMIGALLGFFMFNHYPASIFMGDTGSLALGAGLALNAIVLHVEWSLLLIGIVFFVDTLSVIIQVGSFKLRGKRVFLMTPIHHGFEKGGLTGNVEKPWNEWQVDAFFWGMGLLGAIVYFGLFH, from the coding sequence ATGGTTGTTTGGATGATTGGTTTATTAGTTGGTATTGTGGCTTCATTAATTGCGGTACCAACAGTTCGTGAATATTTTAAGAAGAAAAAAGTTGAGCAATTAGTGATGCGTACTGGTGAATTTGGACCAGATCATGCAGCTAAGGCTGGAACACCAACAATGGGTGGTGTTGCATTTATTGCGGTTGTAGTTCTTGGATACATCGTTGTTGGATTTATGACAAAGTCATATGATGCGACAGCTTGGGCAACCTTAAGTGCTATTATCTTGTATGCAATTGTTGGTGCGATTGATGATAGTGTTAAGATCTTCAACAGTCGTGATGAAGGCTTGCGTTTCATTCCTAAGTTGAGCGTTGAAATTATTGCAGCAGTATTAGCTGTTGGTATCTTATACGTAAATGGATTTGAATTTAGTTGGCCAATGCCATTTGGTCTAGATCCAATCCAAAACATTGCGCTATACACAATGCTAGTGATTGTGTGGCTAGTTGGTTGGTCAAATGCAACTAATCTAACAGATGGACTTGATGGATTAGCAACAGGGGCAAGTATCATTGCCTACACAGCCTACCTAATTATTGCGATGCAATCAGGTAACGCATCAATGATGTTGCTAGATGCTTTGATGATTGGTGCATTACTAGGATTCTTTATGTTTAATCATTATCCGGCATCTATCTTTATGGGTGACACAGGGTCACTTGCCCTAGGAGCCGGGTTAGCATTGAACGCGATTGTATTGCACGTTGAATGGTCATTATTGTTGATTGGGATTGTTTTCTTTGTGGATACATTGTCGGTGATTATCCAAGTTGGAAGTTTCAAGCTACGTGGTAAGCGTGTTTTCTTGATGACACCAATTCATCACGGATTTGAAAAGGGTGGTCTAACAGGAAACGTTGAGAAGCCATGGAACGAATGGCAAGTGGATGCCTTCTTCTGGGGAATGGGCTTGCTAGGGGCAATCGTCTACTTCGGATTATTCCACTAA
- the murD gene encoding UDP-N-acetylmuramoyl-L-alanine--D-glutamate ligase, protein MKALVIGFARSGAAAAALLQAEGAQVVVSDPKLDANDDKVKELEQAGVVFTTEQTEDLLEHVDVVVKNPGIPYHIPILQAAMTRNIPIEVEVTRAQAYIKGPWIALTGSNGKTTATKMIASVLERNADATHPVKVAGNIGTPVSELARTLSADDTLITELSSFQLMAMPNAQPNIAVITNIFSSHLDFHGTRDEYVRAKLNITMHQKPTDFLVMNYDRPEWIEMVKESPAQIVPFSRQNVTQDGAYQLDGRLYFRDEMIMDADEIGVPGDHNIENALIAIAVGKLRGVDNEKIASALRQFGGVEHRLQKIGIYEGCTVFNDSKATDIEATESALSGFEQPVVLLAGGLDRGDDLMRLIPAMQGKVKQMVVFGQTAEQLITVAEAADIKVVKTQDVTTAVPLAFENSQAGDVILLSPAAASWDQYPNFETRGDMFIDAVKQYVK, encoded by the coding sequence ATGAAAGCATTGGTAATTGGATTTGCACGTTCAGGTGCCGCCGCTGCGGCATTGTTACAAGCCGAAGGTGCACAAGTCGTTGTATCTGATCCTAAATTAGACGCAAATGATGACAAGGTAAAAGAATTAGAACAAGCCGGGGTGGTCTTTACAACAGAACAAACAGAAGATTTGTTGGAGCACGTAGACGTTGTGGTAAAAAATCCTGGAATTCCATACCATATTCCTATTTTACAAGCGGCAATGACTCGAAACATTCCGATTGAAGTTGAAGTGACTCGTGCCCAAGCCTATATCAAGGGACCGTGGATTGCATTGACTGGTTCAAATGGTAAAACAACGGCTACTAAGATGATTGCCAGTGTACTTGAACGTAATGCAGATGCAACACATCCAGTTAAGGTAGCGGGAAATATTGGTACACCGGTCAGTGAATTAGCAAGAACGCTGTCTGCAGATGATACATTGATTACGGAATTGTCATCATTTCAATTGATGGCAATGCCAAATGCACAACCTAATATTGCGGTAATTACAAACATCTTTTCATCACATCTCGATTTTCATGGTACGCGCGATGAATATGTTCGTGCTAAGTTGAACATTACAATGCATCAAAAGCCAACGGATTTCTTAGTGATGAATTATGACCGTCCAGAATGGATTGAGATGGTGAAAGAATCACCGGCACAAATTGTGCCATTTAGTCGTCAAAATGTAACCCAAGATGGAGCGTATCAATTGGATGGGCGCCTATACTTCCGTGATGAGATGATTATGGACGCTGATGAAATTGGTGTACCAGGTGATCACAATATTGAAAATGCATTAATTGCGATTGCGGTTGGTAAATTGCGTGGTGTTGACAATGAAAAAATTGCGAGTGCTTTACGTCAATTTGGTGGCGTTGAACATCGTTTGCAAAAAATTGGCATTTATGAAGGATGTACGGTCTTTAATGATTCGAAAGCAACTGATATTGAAGCAACCGAAAGCGCATTGTCTGGCTTTGAACAACCGGTAGTATTGCTAGCAGGTGGCCTTGATCGCGGAGACGATTTAATGCGCTTAATCCCGGCAATGCAAGGGAAGGTGAAACAAATGGTTGTCTTTGGTCAAACGGCAGAGCAATTGATCACCGTTGCCGAAGCGGCTGATATTAAAGTCGTGAAGACACAGGATGTCACAACTGCAGTACCATTAGCTTTTGAAAATAGTCAAGCGGGGGATGTGATCTTACTATCACCGGCAGCAGCTTCATGGGATCAATATCCAAATTTTGAAACGCGTGGTGATATGTTCATTGACGCAGTTAAACAATACGTAAAATAG
- the murG gene encoding undecaprenyldiphospho-muramoylpentapeptide beta-N-acetylglucosaminyltransferase produces MRIVVSGGGTGGHIYPALATIKKMQERDPELEVLYIGGERGLEKDIVPAAGVNFKAIAIQGFNRSAVLDNFKTVKLFLAGTNKVRKMLREFQPDVVIGTGGYVSGPVLYAAQMLKIPTVIHEQNSVVGVTNKFLSRKATKVGVAFPAAMSAFKKGQATVVGNPRAQEVVEAGGDFDWNALGLSEDLPTVLVFGGSQGALKLNRAMLDSAVRFAERDYQVIFATGTNRFEEVTAEILNEEITIPANMSIVPYISNMPALMPLVDLVVGRAGATSLAEQTALGKPMVLIPSPYVTNDHQTKNAQSLVQAGAATMLTEAELAGDTLFEAVDNIMSNVPTRQTMAEQAKKLGVPDAADQFANLVESTLTDYQA; encoded by the coding sequence ATGCGAATTGTAGTATCAGGTGGTGGAACCGGAGGGCATATTTACCCAGCCCTAGCAACAATCAAAAAAATGCAAGAGCGTGATCCAGAGCTAGAAGTACTATACATTGGTGGTGAACGTGGTCTTGAAAAAGATATCGTTCCTGCAGCAGGTGTTAACTTTAAAGCAATTGCAATCCAAGGATTTAATCGTTCAGCGGTGCTGGATAACTTTAAGACAGTTAAGTTATTCTTAGCAGGAACAAATAAAGTTCGTAAGATGCTCCGTGAATTCCAACCAGATGTTGTGATTGGAACAGGTGGTTATGTTTCTGGGCCTGTCCTATATGCGGCGCAAATGTTGAAAATTCCAACGGTTATTCATGAGCAAAATTCAGTGGTCGGTGTGACAAATAAGTTTTTGTCACGTAAAGCGACCAAAGTCGGTGTAGCCTTTCCGGCGGCTATGAGTGCTTTTAAAAAGGGACAAGCCACAGTTGTTGGTAATCCACGTGCACAAGAAGTCGTTGAGGCAGGTGGAGATTTTGATTGGAACGCATTAGGTCTTTCAGAAGATTTGCCAACCGTCTTGGTTTTTGGTGGATCACAAGGTGCATTGAAGTTAAACCGCGCGATGTTGGATTCAGCAGTTCGCTTTGCTGAACGCGATTACCAAGTTATTTTTGCGACAGGAACAAACCGTTTTGAAGAAGTAACGGCTGAGATTTTGAACGAAGAAATTACCATTCCAGCAAATATGTCAATTGTGCCGTACATTAGTAATATGCCGGCATTGATGCCGTTGGTTGATTTGGTTGTCGGTCGTGCTGGAGCAACAAGTTTGGCGGAACAAACAGCGCTGGGTAAGCCTATGGTTTTGATCCCAAGCCCATATGTGACGAATGATCATCAAACGAAGAATGCCCAAAGCTTGGTCCAAGCTGGTGCAGCAACAATGCTTACAGAAGCTGAGTTAGCGGGTGATACATTATTTGAAGCTGTTGATAACATTATGTCAAACGTACCAACACGCCAAACAATGGCTGAGCAAGCAAAGAAGTTGGGTGTGCCTGATGCGGCGGATCAATTTGCAAACCTTGTTGAATCAACGTTGACAGACTATCAAGCATAA
- a CDS encoding cell division protein FtsQ/DivIB has product MTNESDEKQEQNKTSHIQDHLNQLLAEKDGLTNEEDAKSEQTVASVHTTEQEKQSFGTRIVKSMRSFFSDEDGGGFRFVTPAELKESVESVDWRGRWTLKNLNDMERQGLLVITGLVVVASVLGFLVSPLGSISTYNVKGNQEVSTKKLLSELHLDQGQSSLLLLTESRALAKKAHDMDPQIQDLKLTLKSPTVMDVKVVEIPSVGYLKDGGKYIPLLADGTRLTKEAKKWPDESFPVYTGFKDDEKFDNVLRSFGTLSLALRQAVSEVIWSPTSENSSRLVFIMNDGNQVLANSENFETKFKYYPGMATQLKKNGVIDLQVGAYAKPY; this is encoded by the coding sequence ATGACGAATGAATCTGATGAAAAACAAGAACAGAATAAAACATCGCATATTCAAGACCATCTGAATCAATTGTTGGCTGAAAAAGATGGCCTAACGAATGAGGAAGATGCCAAAAGTGAACAAACTGTGGCATCAGTACATACAACTGAGCAAGAAAAACAGTCATTTGGAACACGGATTGTTAAAAGTATGCGTTCGTTTTTTAGTGATGAAGATGGTGGAGGCTTCCGTTTTGTTACACCCGCAGAACTGAAGGAAAGCGTAGAATCAGTAGACTGGCGTGGGCGTTGGACGCTAAAGAATTTAAATGATATGGAGCGCCAAGGGTTACTAGTCATAACTGGTCTAGTTGTTGTTGCGTCAGTTCTTGGCTTTTTAGTCTCGCCACTTGGATCTATTTCTACGTATAACGTGAAAGGGAATCAAGAAGTCTCAACCAAAAAATTATTGTCAGAGCTGCACTTAGACCAAGGCCAATCTTCGTTGCTATTGCTAACCGAATCACGGGCATTGGCAAAAAAAGCACATGACATGGATCCACAAATTCAAGATTTGAAACTAACTTTGAAGTCACCAACAGTAATGGACGTTAAAGTAGTAGAAATTCCCAGTGTTGGGTACCTAAAGGATGGGGGGAAATATATTCCGCTGTTGGCTGATGGTACACGTTTGACCAAAGAGGCTAAAAAATGGCCGGATGAATCTTTCCCAGTTTATACGGGATTTAAAGATGATGAAAAATTTGACAATGTCTTACGTTCATTTGGAACATTATCATTAGCATTGCGTCAAGCAGTATCAGAAGTTATTTGGTCACCGACAAGTGAAAATAGTAGTCGTTTAGTATTTATAATGAATGACGGAAATCAAGTTTTAGCCAACTCAGAAAACTTTGAAACAAAATTCAAATACTATCCTGGAATGGCAACGCAATTGAAGAAAAACGGTGTAATTGATTTGCAAGTTGGTGCTTACGCAAAACCCTATTAA
- the ftsA gene encoding cell division protein FtsA: MANHGMIVGLDVGTNTVKVLAADVRDQQANIIAVGRSVSHGVNKGVVVDIDATANDIRQAVAQVNEQASEAVTEVIALLPVKDIQMSHVEGTVTVEESQHISYYDVEAVVQEALKGQVSHDREVIEMFPEEFIVDDFDGIQDPNDMVGMRLGMRATVYSAPRNLVRNLRLAIEKAGLNVRDMVLTPVAEGKTILSDAEQEFGTILLDMGAGQTTATVIQDRMTKFITTFPAGGDNITRDISTVLSIGGYDADMLKLDAGVALVEQANSENQLMIQKVGEDEPERISEKHLAEIIEARTIQILSKLQEPLAEAEALTVPGGVTLIGGTSTLRGMTDAVSAVFGTKARQFTPDDIGLRHPGMSGVWAVVQYAALQTPVQLIVKQALYGLPLYVVGKPQVGAPFKAERKAFFEPKQPARTTQATPENETNIETNETNTDNQNDEEKTGARAVNFLKGFFD; encoded by the coding sequence ATGGCCAATCATGGGATGATTGTAGGGCTCGATGTAGGAACTAACACAGTTAAAGTTCTTGCAGCCGATGTCCGTGATCAACAAGCGAATATTATCGCTGTCGGTCGTTCTGTTTCACATGGGGTGAACAAAGGTGTTGTTGTTGATATCGACGCAACAGCAAATGACATTCGACAAGCGGTCGCACAAGTGAATGAACAAGCAAGTGAAGCGGTCACGGAAGTGATTGCTTTATTGCCTGTAAAAGATATTCAAATGAGTCATGTAGAAGGAACTGTAACGGTCGAAGAAAGCCAACACATTTCATACTATGACGTTGAAGCAGTTGTACAAGAAGCTTTGAAGGGGCAAGTTAGTCATGATCGTGAAGTGATTGAGATGTTCCCAGAAGAGTTTATCGTGGATGATTTTGATGGTATTCAAGATCCAAATGATATGGTTGGAATGCGCCTGGGAATGCGAGCCACTGTATATTCAGCGCCACGTAATCTAGTACGTAACTTGCGCCTAGCAATCGAAAAAGCAGGATTAAATGTTCGCGACATGGTACTAACACCAGTTGCGGAAGGGAAAACTATTCTTAGCGATGCTGAACAAGAATTTGGAACTATTTTGTTGGATATGGGAGCTGGACAAACAACAGCAACGGTTATTCAAGATCGCATGACCAAATTCATTACAACGTTCCCGGCTGGTGGTGACAATATCACGCGTGATATTAGTACAGTATTATCAATCGGTGGTTATGACGCAGATATGTTAAAGCTAGATGCCGGTGTGGCTTTGGTTGAACAGGCTAACTCAGAGAATCAATTAATGATTCAAAAAGTAGGAGAAGATGAACCAGAACGTATTTCAGAGAAACATCTTGCTGAAATCATCGAAGCACGCACGATTCAAATTCTAAGCAAGTTACAAGAACCTCTGGCAGAAGCAGAAGCGCTAACTGTTCCAGGAGGCGTAACGTTAATTGGTGGCACATCTACATTACGTGGCATGACCGATGCGGTTAGTGCTGTGTTTGGTACAAAGGCACGCCAATTTACACCTGATGATATTGGCTTACGTCATCCTGGTATGTCAGGTGTCTGGGCAGTTGTTCAATATGCCGCTTTGCAAACACCAGTTCAACTGATTGTTAAACAAGCGTTATATGGATTGCCGCTATACGTTGTGGGTAAGCCGCAAGTTGGTGCGCCGTTCAAAGCTGAACGTAAGGCATTCTTTGAGCCAAAGCAACCAGCACGTACAACCCAAGCAACACCAGAAAACGAAACAAACATTGAAACTAACGAAACAAATACAGATAATCAAAATGATGAAGAAAAAACAGGTGCTCGCGCCGTTAACTTCTTAAAAGGATTTTTTGATTAA